In Populus nigra chromosome 1, ddPopNigr1.1, whole genome shotgun sequence, one genomic interval encodes:
- the LOC133669170 gene encoding oxoglutarate-dependent flavonoid 7-O-demethylase 1-like: MASSKSDSLDVHSVISVMELVKEPIISVPQEYVHIDQQNPTFSVCTDHPLPTLPTIDFKLLVSVDTTDSELEKLHSSCKEWGFFQLVNHGVSSSLLEQLKHEIEEFYNLPLEDKRKYMVRPDDFQGYGNTKLDEILDWGDRFYMITNPIHHRKPHLFPELPPSFRNPLECYLLELQRLAMKLLGFIAEALKVDLKEIGEIFDDGLQSVRMTCYPPCPQPELVRGFRPHSDATGITILNQVNGVDGLQIKRDGVWIPVKFIPDALVVNVGDILEILSNGVYKSIEHRATTNSKEERLSMAFFVSPKFEAEVGPLTSLISPQNPPLFRRIGMEKYVKDFFSRKLHGKSFLEDMKIEGAEEAKLLDGN, translated from the exons ATGGCATCCTCGAAGTCAGATAGCTTAGATGTTCATTCTGTAATTAGTGTTATGGAGCTCGTCAAAGAGCCCATAATCTCAGTCCCCCAAGAATATGTTCACATAGATCAACAAAACCCAACCTTTTCTGTTTGCACTGATCATCCCCTTCCAACTCTTCCCACCATTGATTTCAAGCTGTTGGTCTCGGTGGATACGACGGATTCGGAGCTAGAAAAGTTGCACTCCTCTTGCAAAGAATGGGGTTTCTTTCAG TTGGTGAACCATGGTGTTAGCTCATCACTGCTGGAGCAGCTGAAACATGAGATTGAAGAATTTTATAATCTTCCATTGGAAGATAAAAGGAAATACATGGTAAGGCCAGATGATTTTCAAGGGTATGGCAATACAAAATTAGATGAAATACTTGACTGGGGTGATAGATTCTATATGATTACCAATCCTATTCATCACAGGAAGCCACATCTTTTCCCAGAGCTCCCACCATCATTCAG GAATCCCTTGGAATGTTATCTGCTGGAATTGCAAAGACTTGCGATGAAACTGCTTGGGTTTATAGCAGAAGCTCTGAAAGTGGACTTGAAGGAGATTGGGGAGATTTTTGATGATGGGTTACAATCAGTGAGAATGACATGCTATCCCCCATGCCCACAGCCAGAACTTGTTAGAGGCTTCAGACCTCACTCAGACGCCACTGGCATCACCATACTTAATCAAGTCAATGGTGTAGATGGTCTTCAGATAAAAAGGGATGGGGTTTGGATTCCGGTGAAATTCATCCCAGATGCTCTTGTAGTAAATGTGGGAGACATTCTTGAG ATTCTGAGCAACGGTGTCTATAAAAGCATTGAGCACAGGGCCACGACAAATTCCAAGGAAGAAAGGCTCTCTATGGCTTTTTTTGTCAGCCCCAAATTCGAGGCAGAGGTTGGTCCTTTGACTAGTTTAATCAGCCCACAAAATCCACCATTATTTCGAAGAATAGGGATGGAAAAATACGTCAAAGACTTCTTCTCCCGCAAGCTCCATGGGAAATCATTCTTGGAGGACATGAAAATTGAAGGAGCTGAAGAGGCTAAACTGCTTGATGGCAATTGA